A portion of the Vulpes vulpes isolate BD-2025 chromosome 5, VulVul3, whole genome shotgun sequence genome contains these proteins:
- the LOC112912018 gene encoding olfactory receptor 5J3-like → MADVNFTLVTEFILLGLTDRAELKVVLFVLFLLIYTISLVGNLGMVFLIQITPKLQTPMYHFLSCLSFVDACYSSVFAPKMLLNFFVEQETISFSACIVQYFLFVSLLTTEGFLLAAMAYDRYMAIVNPLFYTVAMTKIVCIVLVIGSCVGGLINSLTHTIGLVKLSFCGPNIISHFFCDLPPLLKLSCSDTSMNELLLLIFSGIIAMITFLIVMISYVFIVAAILRIRSAAGRHKAFSTCASHLTAVTLFYGSISFSYIQPSSQYSLEQEKVVSVFYTLVIPMLNPMIYSLRNKEVKDAVKRATEIKYCPC, encoded by the coding sequence ATGGCTGATGTTAATTTTACATTGGTTACAGAGTTTATCCTTTTGGGACTGACAGATCGTGCTGAACTGAAAGTTGTCCTCTTTGTGCTTTTCCTGCTGATCTATACCATTTCTTTGGTGGGGAATCTAGGAATGGTCTTTTTAATCCAAATAACTCCCAAACTCCAAACACCCATGTATCATTTCCTTAGCTGCCTGTCATTTGTTGATGCCTGCTATTCATCAGTCTTTGCACCAAAAATGCTGCTGAACTTCTTTGTTGAACAGGAGACAATCTCATTCTCTGCATGCATTGtgcagtattttttatttgtgtcacTCCTTACCACTGAGGGCTTCTTGCTGGCAGCAATGGCTTATGACCGCTACATGGCCATTGTGAACCCTTTATTTTACACAGTGGCTATGACTAAAATAGTTTGCATTGTCCTGGTCATTGGGTCATGTGTAGGAGGCTTAATCAACTCATTGACACACACAATTGGCTTGGTGAAATTGTCTTTCTGTGGGCCAAATATCATCAGTCACTTCTTCTGTGACCTTCCCCCACTATTGAAGTTGTCATGTTCTGACACATCCATGAATGAACTGTTGCTTTTAATCTTCTCTGGAATTATTGCTATGATCACTTTCTTGATTGTGATGATCTCCTATGTCTTCATTGTTGCTGCTATCCTGAGGATCCGCTCAGCAGCAGGTAGACACAAAGCCTTCTCCACCTGTGCTTCACATTTAACGGCTGTGACTTTATTCTATGGCTCTATAAGCTTTAGTTATATTCAACCAAGCTCTCAATATTCCTTAGAACAAGAAAAGGTGGTATCTGTGTTTTATACCCTGGTGATTCCTATGTTAAACCCAATGATTTACAGCCTGAGaaacaaggaagtaaaagatGCTGTGAAAAGagctacagaaataaaatattgtccTTGTTAA
- the LOC112912026 gene encoding olfactory receptor 5J3-like: MANRNVSVVTEFILLGLTDNPDLNTALFVLFLSIYLVTVVGNAWIIAVIWVSAQLHSPKYFFLCQLAFLDFCYSSVFIPKMLVNYIAGQKSISYHGCLLQYSFVNMFLTTECFLLAAMAYDRYVAICCPLHYKGLMTHTFCVHLVTACYLVGSASSLTHLSSLLSLSFCGPNVINHYFCDIPLLFQLSCSDTQSSEILFIVFSGTTSVTTFLIVVSSYLGILLTVLKLHSTRSRYKAFSTCASHLTVVTLFYGTVIFTYLGSSSSYPRDRAKILSMFYTLLLPVLNFLIYSVRNREAKEAMKRIILRKVFAQ; the protein is encoded by the coding sequence atggccaacagaaaTGTCAGTGTGGTAACTGAATTCATTCTCCTGGGACTGACCGATAACCCTGACCTGAACACTGCCCTATTCGTGCTGTTTCTCTCAATCTACCTCGTCACAGTGGTGGGCAATGCTTGGATTATCGCAGTAATCTGGGTAAGTGCCCAGCTCCATTCCCCCAAGTACTTTTTCCTTTGCCAGTTGGCTTTCTTGGATTTCTGCTATTCCTCAGTCTTTATTCCTAAGATGTTGGTGAACTACATAGCGGGACAGAAATCCATCTCCTATCATGGTTGCCTCCTTCAGTATTCCTTCGTCAACATGTTCTTGACCACCGAATGCTTCCTCCTGGCCGCCATGGCCTATGATCGGTATGTCGCCATTTGCTGCCCACTTCACTACAAAGGCCTCATGACCCACACATTCTGTGTCCACTTGGTGACTGCTTGCTACCTAGTAGGTTCTGCTAGCTCACTCACCCACCTGAGCAGCTTGCTCAGCCTGTCTTTCTGTGGACCCAACGTCATCAACCATTACTTCTGTGACATCCCACTGCTTTTTCAACTGTCCTGTTCTGACACCCAATCtagtgagattttatttattgtcttctctGGCACAACATCGGTGACTACCTTTCTGATAGTGGTTAGTTCTTATCTGGGAATCCTCCTCACTGTCCTGAAGTTACACTCCACAAGGAGCAGATATAAAGCGTTCTCCACATGTGCTTCTCACCTCACAGTAGTGACTCTTTTCTATGGAACAGTGATATTTACTTATCTGGGAAGCAGCTCTAGCTACCCACGGGATAGAGCCAAAATCTTGTCCATGTTTTATACTCTTTTGCTACCAGTCCTAAATTTCCTGATATACAgtgtgagaaacagagaggccaaagaagcaatgaaaagaattattttgagaaaagtaTTTGCTCAGTGA
- the LOC112912000 gene encoding olfactory receptor 8I2 produces MAGNNFTEVTVFILSGFANYPELQVSLFLMFLFIYLFTVLGNLGLIMLIRIDSQLHTPMYFFLSNLAFIDIFYSSTVTPKALVNFQSQQKTISFVACFVQMYFFVGLVCSECFLLGSMAYDRYVAICNPLLYSVVMSQKVCNWLGALPYAIGFTNSLVSVCVISSLSFCDSSINHFFCDTTALLALSCADAFSTEMVIFILAGITLLSSLLLITVTYTAIISAILRIKSTAGRQKAFSTCASHLMGVTIFYGSLIFTYLQPDNTSSLTQAQVASVFYTIVIPMLNPLIYSLRNKDVKNALLRVIHRKLLS; encoded by the coding sequence ATGGCTGGAAACAATTTCACTGAGGTGACGGTCTTCATCCTCTCTGGATTTGCAAATTACCCTGAACTACAAGTCAGTCTTTTCttaatgtttctctttatttatctgttcactgTTTTGGGGAACCTTGGGCTGATCATGTTAATCAGAATTGACTCTCAGCTTCACACACCAATGTACTTTTTTCTTAGCAACTTAGCATTCATTGACATATTTTATTCCTCCACTGTAACACCCAAGGCACTGGTAAATTTCCAATCCCAACAGAAAACCATCTCTTTTGTTGCCTGCTTTGTTCAAATGTACTTTTTTGTGGGTTTGGTGTGCAGTGAGTGTTTTCTTCTGGGGTcaatggcctatgaccgctacgtAGCCATCTGCAATCCTCTATTGTACTCAGTGGTTATGTCCCAGAAAGTGTGCAACTGGCTGGGAGCCCTGCCATATGCAATAGGCTTCACAAATTCTCTGGTATCAGTCTGTGTGATAAGTAGTTTGTCATTCTGTGATTCCAGCATCAATCATTTCTTCTGTGATACCACAGCTCTTTTGGCCTTATCCTGTGCAGATGCATTCAGCACAGAAATGGTGATCTTTATTTTAGCTGGGATCACACTTCTCAGTTCCCTGCTCCTCATCACGGTCACTTACACTGCCATCATCTCAGCCATCCTGAGGATCAAGTCTACAGCAGGCAGACAGAAGGCCTTTTCCACCTGTGCATCCCACCTCATGGGTGTAACTATCTTCTATGGGTCTCTGATTTTCACATATTTGCAGCCTGATAACACATCATCCCTGACCCAGGCACAGGTGGCATCTGTCTTCTATACCATTGTCATTCCAATGCTGAATCCACTGATCTACAGTCTGAGGAACAAAGATGTGAAAAATGCTCTCCTGAGAGTCATACACAGAAAACTTCTATCATGA
- the LOC112911999 gene encoding olfactory receptor 8H1-like, which yields MERKNNTPVHDFILLGLTDSEEIQSILFMLFLLIYLVTVLGNAGMILIICLDLQLHTPMYFFLSHLSFLDLSYSTVITPKTLENLLTSTKHISYGGCLVQMYFFVFLGATECFLLSSMAYDRYVAICNPLHYPVVISTRFCCSLVFGSYLIGFVDSFVTVLRISKLHFCGSNVIHHFFCDTPPVLALSCTDTHDIEIMIFIVAGSTLMVSLITISVSYVSILSTILKITSTSGKRKAFSTCASHLLGVTIFYGTMIFTYLKPSKSYSLGKDQVASVFYTIVIPMLNPLIYSLRNKEVKNALIRVMQKGEGSGQLK from the coding sequence ATGGAGAGAAAGAATAACACACCGGTGCATGACTTCATCCTTCTGGGATTGACAGATTCTGAAGAGATCCAGTCGATCCTCTTCATGCTGTTTCTCCTAATATACCTGGTTACTGTGCTGGGCAATGCAGGGATGATACTGATAATCTGTCTGGATCTTCAGCTACACACccccatgtattttttccttagtCACTTGTCATTCCTTGACCTCAGTTACTCAACTGTCATCACACCTAAAACCTTAGAGAACTTACTGACTTCTACCAAGCATATTTCATACGGGGGCTGCCTCGTCCAGatgtatttttttgtcttcttgggGGCCACTGaatgtttccttctctcctcaaTGGCCTATGATCGCTATGTTGCTATCTGTAATCCTCTGCATTACCCAGTGGTTATATCCACAAGATTCTGCTGTTCCCTCGTCTTTGGGTCCTATTTGATTGGCTTTGTGGACTCCTTTGTCACTGTGCTTCGCATAAGCAAATTGCATTTCTGTGGCTCCAATGTAATCCATCACTTCTTCTGTGACACACCCCCAGTTTTAGCCCTGTCTTGCACTGACACACACGACATCGAAATCATGATATTTATTGTTGCTGGCTCCACCCTAATGGTGTCTCTTATCACAATATCTGTGTCTTATGTGTCCATTCTGTCTACTATCCTGAAAATTACTTCCACTTCAGGAAAGCGAAAAGCCTTCTCTACTTGTGCCTCTCATCTCCTGGGAGTCACCATCTTTTATGGCACtatgatttttacttatttaaagccAAGTAAGTCTTACTCCCTGGGAAAGGATCAAGTGGCTTCTGTTTTTTATACTATTGTGATCCCCATGCTGAATCCACTTATTTATAGTCTTAGgaacaaagaagtgaaaaatgcTCTCATTAGAGTCATGCAGAAGGGAGAAGGCTCTGGGCAATTGAAATAG